The genomic stretch TATGCTACATATGTATGCGttttcttcctcttcaggtgcCCACTACTGGCGAGGAGGAAAGTTTAGCTGTGGTTCAGGCCTATGATGACCTGAGCAGGAAGCTGTGGAACCTGGAAGGGCTTCCTCTCTCCATAACTGCAGTGCAAGGCGCCCATCCTGCTCTAAGATATACACAAGTATGACTTCTTGCTCACAGTGATGAACTTCTCTTTCCAGTGCTGCAGGAAATAGTGTGGTGCTGATTATTtatcctaaaaacatttgtattgacTGTTTAAGAgttatcatttttcttctgttcctcACAGGTGTTTCCACCTCAGCCACTGAAGGTGGACTACACCTTCTTTGACAAGGAAAAGACCTCCAGATCCCTGATTCCAAAGGAAGGAAAACCCTGTCCAGCATACATCACTCCCATCACAGGTTAGTTCTTCCTCCATTAGATactagaaaagttgtttttttttgcttaaattttgATATAAAGTTGGTGTCTTTGCATCAAAATTGATACGGTCATTTTCTGGTTTTGCTCTTGCAAGGTAAATTAATTTAAGCTTATTGCCTTTGTACATTTCATGACACTCTTTAGCTCCTAAGAgaataacctcagtttttttttatttatccgaCACAttcagtcattaatgtcctagTCCAtctaccaagagcctgtacagggtcttggtctcctggtgtcattgtaatatatatatatatatatatatatatatctgtgtgtcaccTGCATAGCTATGGTGACTAATGTTGTCCTTTATAACCGGGGTAGTGATCTGCCACATGGAGGGAAGTGGAAAATGGCCTCATGACCGTCTGGCAATCCGCCACATTCGAAGCGCCTTCCACATTCGACTCGCCGAGTTGTTGAAGAAGCAGCACAATTACACATGCAGAGCCTGCCCTTCACACCTGGATGTCTGGAaggtttgttttcttcctcattcatattttattcaagttatgaCCCCTGTGCTATCAGATGTAACAAACCGTAACAGAAAGACCGGGAACCccagtaacctgtccaaacaccaGGCTAAAACACACAATATTCAAGCGGAGAGGTGCGCTGATTCTAATCTGTTAGAATCCAAGCATATGCCAATGTTTCTATAAACAACCATTTATTTTGCacttcagtttaaaacaaagtagtcatttttgcactttaagattaaagtatttattttgtatgttaTTAAATCAGGCATTATTTGTATTGAAGAATTGTACTTGCTACAACACTTGTTCTGACCACTGAAAAGAACTTTATCTATTTATAGATGTATAGCAGACTGAAAAAGCTAATAGTCTTTGTACTCCCTGTTcaatttatttgcattaaaactAGTTCTGCAGGTTTGTTGGAATACATAAGGGCCATGCACTCTTACTTTgtactttcaaatattttttctcaagtatttgaaataatattggTTGAGTATCTGCATCGGCTGCATGAGGCTGGATCATACTGGATATTGGTATCTCTTGTAAAAAGTCAATATCGTCCATCACTCagaataacagtaaaatatcgGTTCTCTTTTAGTGTTACTTTTTATCTgtcctttaaatgtttcaattgAGGGATGATCATATTAAAATCCAATGTTTGGGGTTTACAATTTGTtgaaatttgcttaaaatatttcatgttgGGAATTTCAGGTCATCAGTCCCCTCGAGGTTTATGTGGGTCAGTGGGGCGGGGCCTGGATGATATTTAGTGCCAATCTCCTGTTGTCTGCAGGATGGCTTGGCGTTTCGAATCCAGGTGGCATACCATCGCGAGCCTCAGGTGCTGAGGGAGAGCGTGACGCCAGAGGGCCTGCTGGTGGTGAGGGACAACGAGGAAGCTCAGCAGCTGGAGATGGCCACCATTCACAAGCCTCTACTTACCAGCACATTACACGGGTAAGTTAGAGAAGAGTTTGCCTTCAAATTGCTAAAAATGCGTactttttctgactatttttttctcacGTTTTCTTGCTTGTGCTCCTCTCTTGTTTTCACGGTAGGCTCCAGCAGGAGTACTCGTGTTTCGGTGCCGTTTGCCGCCTGGCCAAACGCTGGCTGGCTGCTCAGCTCTTCGCTGATGATATCACAGAGGATACAGCCGATCTGCTGGTGGCGTCTCTGTTCCTGCAGCCTGCACCCTTCACTCCTCCAGGGTAACCACTTCCTTTTGATTCATAAACAAAGTTCTAATACCTGGAAACCGCTTTGTCCCAGATTCCCTGTTTGGGCCCGGAGATCACGTGACCCAGTTTGTCTGTTGTCCTCAGCTCTCCTCAGGTGGGCTTCCTTCGCTTCCTTCATCTGCTCTCTTCCTTTGAGTGGAGGAACAACCCGCTGATCGTCAACCTCAACAACCAGCTCACAGGCAGGGctttgacacacacacacacacacacactctgacCTCCTTCCAGTTACACTCTCTGCATACTTTAACATCCTGTTCTTCCAACTGCTCCGTCTCTACCACTTACTATTATTGTTCATGTTTCTGTCACGTGCAGCTGCAGACTACACAGAGATCAAGAACAGCTTCATGGCCTCCAGGGAGTCTTTGCCTGTCATGTTTATAGCAACGCCTAATGACAAAAACTCGTCTATGTGGACCAAACGCGCCCCTACTGTACAGGTCAGTGCAAACAAACAGTCAAATAATGCAGTCAGGGCTTCATTTGGTCActatatttagtaaaaaaacaaatatgttcaAGAGTTACACCATCAAATATCATTACAAGcattcaggttattttttttacatgtattagAAGTGCAGAATCAAAAACATCGGTGGAGAAAAGAGTTGCATGTCCTCGGCAGAGAGCAGTCGCACAGTTTTCCAATCCGGGAGCCTTTTCTCAGCGCACACTGTTCCCCCGGATCACACTGGAAACACACTCATCGTTTAGACTCGTCTGAAATGAgtggcttaaaaaaatctggagatagaatttgagtttttccaATGCTCACCGCAGGGAGATATCCATGCTTTTTCCTCAGAGCAGGAAACTGGATGCTCTGAAGCCTTTCCAAAACTTGGTGTAAATCATTgatctgtaaaaaagaaaaaaatcagctttcagTAAGATGATGGAGAGTTGAAAATCACAGccttggttttgttttggtggAACACTGTAGCTCACCAGCTGCTTCTCATCGCCGTCCTCTACTGTAGCCAAATCTTTCAGGTATTTTGTTTTGTACTCCTCTGTTTGGACGTAGTCGTAGCTGGAAAAGCATGCAGTGGCTCGTAGTAGAGAACAGAAGACAAACACACCCCAGGCTTGCATGGTGTGGAGCTGACCCAGATAAGTTTCCTGCGCTCGCCGACCTTGATCCTGCAGCAAGTGCGACCCCAGACCACGTTGAGGTGCTCCCAACATCCTCCTTTATATTGGAAGCTCAGATCAAGAGCAGTGCGTTCTGGGACGCCCTAACAAAGACGTCACCACCAGCTTCGTTTACGTTAAAGTccatctttatgttttatttactaaagaaaagaaCAATGACAAATTAACAGTACTTTTACACATTTCAAGgtttagaaatgtgttttattttgttcatgtttgtaACTTTGTGAAGAGATATTTatgattcaaaaagaaaatactctCCTCTCGTCTCCTGCAATTCCACGgaataaccactagagggcagataGTTTTAACTCACtcttaaatgtgtgtgtttagtttttctcaccacaaacctgaaaaatatttgagtttaaattgttttttctagAAGCCTAAATGACACATACAACTGCCATCTGTCTATTTGTGCCACACCCTTGCTTATTTGTGAAGTTATAGCCAAAACACTCAGTTGTGTTGCGATTCATCATCGTGTCTGAAATGAAGGGTTTGGAGTAAAAAGCCAGATCAGATGGTAGAAAGTAGCTTTGCAAATTACACAAGAAGTTGGCTAGACAATAACAAGACAGCGGGTGTGACTGTCCTGAAGTCAATTTATTGGTCTGTTTTTACGCTCTATGCTGACACTTCACTGGTAGATGAACGAGATCCTAGAATTCAGGTTCTGTCAGATCACATCTTCGGTTTAAGCAGCAAACTGCTAATATCCTTGCAGACTTTATTTTCCATctgcttttgatgtttttaaaccgAAAAGTTGCTCAGTTGgatattttgtttgaaaatgtttaccAAAATAGCCTCGAGTAAACTTTTAGAGCAGGTTATAAATAAGTTATTTGGTAATTTCCTAAATCAGGAGCTTGTGCTTAAAGTCCTCATAAATTATGTcgtcaaaaaagcttttttttctgtcagcctGTGAACAAAACTAGTGACAGCAACTACCCTGGTGGGAACATTCCTCATTTGTGCTTCATTATATTGTCATTTCttcttaaattatgtttttcattcCTCACACAGATTAGTAATTCATTCCATATGGTTATAATTGGTGCTAACGAACTCTCTGTAAACATTGTGTAAATGCAATAATGACATGTCGTCAGAATGCGGTCAAAGAAAGGCCTTCaacccttttgtttttgtttcagatgctcCAGCGAGTGATGACAGTTGCAGCTGAAAGCCTGAAAGTCCTGGAGTGTCAGCTGATGGATGGCAAACGGATACAAGATGTCAGGGTGAGGGAAAGGCTCTCGTTTGAGTGTAAATGCTGAGTGGAGTAGAAATCTTAGCATTTGGACGTGTCCC from Oryzias melastigma strain HK-1 linkage group LG9, ASM292280v2, whole genome shotgun sequence encodes the following:
- the LOC112148635 gene encoding cocaine- and amphetamine-regulated transcript protein, producing MLGAPQRGLGSHLLQDQGRRAQETYLGQLHTMQAWGVFVFCSLLRATACFSSYDYVQTEEYKTKYLKDLATVEDGDEKQLINDLHQVLERLQSIQFPALRKKHGYLPACDPGEQCALRKGSRIGKLCDCSLPRTCNSFLHRCF